One Streptomyces sp. NBC_01237 genomic region harbors:
- a CDS encoding ATP-binding protein codes for MSMWWSLHLRREAASVPLARRFLLGTMETAGVDPDISYDLSVALSEACANAVEHGGGREDSGYEQPRTDSGQYRVTAYLDGEKCRIEVADSGPGFPARRVLRPAAQPLPTAESGRGLGLIEQLADHVHFGNRPGRGAVVSFDKVLKWREGALLMVS; via the coding sequence ATGAGCATGTGGTGGTCACTCCATTTGCGGCGCGAAGCTGCGAGCGTCCCGCTCGCCCGTCGTTTTCTGCTCGGCACCATGGAAACGGCCGGGGTTGATCCGGACATCTCCTACGACCTGTCGGTCGCGCTCAGCGAAGCCTGTGCGAACGCCGTGGAACACGGCGGCGGCCGGGAGGACTCCGGGTACGAGCAGCCCCGTACGGACTCCGGGCAGTACCGGGTCACGGCGTATCTGGACGGCGAGAAATGCCGTATCGAAGTCGCCGACTCGGGGCCGGGCTTTCCCGCCCGGCGCGTGCTTCGCCCTGCCGCACAACCCCTGCCCACCGCCGAGAGCGGCCGGGGCCTGGGTCTCATCGAACAGCTCGCCGACCATGTCCACTTCGGCAACCGTCCGGGCCGGGGCGCGGTCGTGAGCTTCGACAAGGTCCTCAAATGGCGGGAGGGCGCGCTGCTCATGGTGTCCTGA